One window of Candidatus Methylomirabilis limnetica genomic DNA carries:
- a CDS encoding AbrB/MazE/SpoVT family DNA-binding domain-containing protein, whose translation MVTKIQKWGNSQGLRLAKHVLEEAHISLGDDVEVRAKDGVIVIAPVRRVRGKHSLQKLVSRIPSDYEAEEIDWGQPVGRESW comes from the coding sequence GTGGTGACCAAGATCCAAAAATGGGGTAATAGCCAAGGACTTCGCCTGGCCAAGCATGTTCTTGAGGAAGCGCACATCTCGCTTGGTGACGATGTTGAGGTGCGCGCAAAAGATGGTGTCATCGTCATTGCTCCTGTGAGGCGTGTGCGTGGAAAACATAGCCTCCAGAAACTGGTCTCTCGCATCCCCAGCGACTATGAAGCGGAAGAAATTGATTGGGGACAACCTGTCGGCAGAGAATCGTGGTAA
- a CDS encoding type II toxin-antitoxin system PemK/MazF family toxin produces MADYIPRKGDFVTVTFDPQSGHEQRGRRPALVVSNTLFNQHTGLVIVCPVTKTDRGFPFHVVIPNDPNVAGFVMVEQVKSIDYRTRKVRRIGTASDAVLDEVLSILDACIY; encoded by the coding sequence ATGGCCGACTACATACCAAGAAAAGGCGACTTCGTTACTGTTACGTTCGATCCGCAGTCCGGCCACGAGCAGAGGGGCAGACGGCCGGCCTTAGTTGTCAGCAATACGCTGTTTAACCAACATACCGGCCTCGTTATCGTCTGTCCTGTCACGAAGACAGATCGAGGGTTCCCATTTCATGTGGTGATTCCCAACGATCCGAATGTGGCCGGTTTCGTCATGGTTGAACAGGTCAAGTCGATAGATTATCGTACGCGTAAGGTCAGGCGTATAGGCACCGCTTCTGATGCTGTGCTTGACGAGGTGTTATCTATCCTTGATGCATGTATTTATTAA